From Arcticibacter tournemirensis, one genomic window encodes:
- the murC gene encoding UDP-N-acetylmuramate--L-alanine ligase codes for MELNNIKRVYLIGIGGIGMSALARYFHKRGCSVEGYDRTQTPLTDSLREESIEVTYVDSVDEISPAFRTDDPSALIIYTPAIPGSSAILNYFRSKGAILKKRSEVLGIISRGMYTVAVAGTHGKTTTSTLIAHVLTHSNFGCTAFLGGISSNYDTNVLFGTNNVVVVEADEYDRSFLTLHPDVAVVTSMDADHLDIYGSADKVNESFRMFAGQIKENGKLICKNGLALDGGISYSASGDAVARAVNVRIENGCFVFDFINDELEIKDIQMPLPGLHNVENAVGAIQAALLLSISPQKIKAAIAAFKGVKRRFEYIVRGTSIYIDDYAHHPEELRACLSAARQLYPDKKLTVIFQPHLYSRTRDFAEGFAEVLSIADELILLDIYPARELPIPGVSSAIIFDRVSSSFKKQCSKEEALVLVESKRPELLLTAGAGDIDTMVEPLKKILSNA; via the coding sequence ATGGAGTTGAACAATATTAAACGGGTTTATCTTATTGGAATCGGGGGCATCGGAATGAGTGCTCTCGCACGTTATTTCCATAAAAGGGGCTGCTCCGTTGAGGGATATGATCGCACGCAAACTCCGTTAACCGATAGTCTCCGGGAGGAAAGCATAGAAGTAACGTATGTGGATAGTGTTGACGAGATCTCTCCCGCTTTCCGCACTGACGACCCATCCGCTCTTATTATATATACCCCGGCAATTCCAGGCAGCTCTGCTATTCTGAACTATTTCAGGAGTAAGGGTGCTATTCTTAAGAAACGTTCTGAAGTGCTTGGAATTATAAGTCGTGGAATGTATACAGTTGCCGTTGCCGGAACGCATGGTAAAACAACTACATCTACACTTATTGCTCATGTCTTAACTCATAGCAATTTTGGATGTACCGCGTTTTTAGGGGGTATATCTTCCAATTATGATACCAATGTTTTGTTTGGTACAAATAATGTTGTGGTTGTTGAGGCAGACGAATACGACCGGTCCTTTCTTACGTTGCATCCCGATGTTGCGGTAGTTACTTCTATGGACGCCGACCACCTCGATATTTACGGAAGTGCAGACAAAGTGAATGAATCATTCAGAATGTTTGCGGGACAGATAAAGGAGAATGGTAAGCTTATCTGCAAAAATGGGCTGGCTTTGGATGGCGGCATTAGTTATTCCGCTTCAGGCGATGCGGTAGCGCGGGCGGTTAATGTCAGAATTGAGAATGGTTGTTTTGTGTTTGACTTTATAAATGATGAACTCGAAATTAAGGACATTCAGATGCCTCTGCCTGGGCTGCATAACGTTGAGAACGCGGTAGGAGCAATACAGGCTGCATTATTGTTATCTATTTCTCCTCAAAAAATTAAAGCAGCGATAGCTGCATTTAAAGGTGTAAAAAGACGGTTTGAATATATAGTAAGGGGAACGTCGATATACATAGACGATTATGCTCATCATCCGGAAGAGTTACGGGCGTGTTTATCAGCTGCCAGACAGTTGTATCCGGATAAAAAGCTGACTGTCATTTTTCAGCCTCACCTGTATTCGCGGACAAGAGATTTCGCTGAGGGCTTTGCTGAAGTATTAAGTATAGCAGATGAACTGATCCTGCTGGATATTTATCCGGCAAGAGAGTTGCCTATTCCCGGAGTGAGCTCTGCGATTATTTTCGACAGGGTAAGCTCAAGTTTTAAAAAACAATGTTCTAAAGAAGAGGCTTTGGTGCTTGTTGAGAGTAAAAGGCCAGAGTTGCTTCTGACCGCAGGTGCGGGAGATATTGACACTATGGTTGAACCACTTAAGAAAATTCTGTCGAATGCTTAA
- the murG gene encoding undecaprenyldiphospho-muramoylpentapeptide beta-N-acetylglucosaminyltransferase, which produces MAKRIIISGGGTGGHIFPAISIANALKRLDPATEILFVGAKGRMEMEKVPSAGYPIVGLDIQGFQRKSVLKNLLLPFKLFGSLLKARSVVRKFKPDAAVGVGGYASGPLLYAAGRMKVPYLIQEQNSYAGITNKRLGDKAARICVAFDGMDKFFPSEKILLTGNPIRKEAVDISGKREEALAFFGLSSTKKTILVTGGSLGAGTLNRSMLAGMYKFMAEDIQVIWQTGRFYYKMVMDEIGEGPHPNFHVTEFLNRMDLAYAAADIIVARAGAGTIAELCVVKKPVILVPSPNVAEDHQTKNAASLVKHGAAVLVTDQNAEKELADVALNVLKNEQRCAELSERIGELALPDADEVIAREVLRIATEL; this is translated from the coding sequence ATGGCAAAAAGGATAATCATAAGCGGTGGAGGTACCGGAGGACATATCTTCCCGGCTATTTCTATTGCTAATGCATTAAAACGTTTGGATCCCGCAACAGAGATCCTTTTTGTAGGTGCCAAAGGCAGGATGGAAATGGAAAAGGTTCCCTCTGCTGGATACCCGATTGTGGGGCTGGATATTCAGGGTTTTCAGCGTAAATCGGTCCTCAAAAACTTATTGCTGCCATTTAAACTATTTGGCAGTTTGTTGAAAGCGCGTTCTGTGGTCAGGAAGTTTAAGCCTGATGCTGCAGTAGGTGTTGGAGGATATGCCTCTGGTCCGTTGTTATACGCTGCAGGACGGATGAAGGTACCCTATCTGATACAGGAACAGAATTCCTACGCCGGTATAACCAATAAAAGATTAGGTGACAAAGCGGCCAGAATATGTGTTGCCTTCGACGGAATGGATAAGTTCTTTCCTTCGGAGAAGATATTACTTACAGGCAACCCGATTCGTAAAGAGGCTGTAGATATTTCGGGTAAACGTGAAGAGGCGCTTGCGTTCTTTGGCTTGTCATCAACGAAGAAAACGATACTTGTTACTGGTGGTAGTTTAGGAGCCGGCACATTAAACAGGAGTATGCTCGCAGGCATGTATAAATTTATGGCTGAGGATATCCAGGTGATCTGGCAGACCGGGCGATTTTACTACAAGATGGTAATGGATGAGATCGGAGAAGGTCCGCATCCGAATTTTCATGTCACTGAATTCCTCAACCGGATGGATCTTGCTTATGCCGCTGCCGATATTATTGTTGCCAGGGCAGGAGCAGGTACAATAGCAGAACTTTGTGTAGTTAAAAAGCCGGTTATCCTGGTGCCCTCGCCGAACGTGGCCGAGGATCATCAGACAAAAAACGCTGCATCGCTCGTTAAACATGGCGCTGCAGTCCTGGTGACCGACCAGAACGCTGAAAAAGAACTGGCAGATGTGGCGCTGAACGTTTTGAAAAATGAACAACGGTGTGCGGAGTTAAGTGAGCGTATCGGAGAGCTTGCATTGCCCGATGCCGATGAAGTTATAGCACGGGAAGTGCTGAGAATAGCAACGGAGTTATAA
- a CDS encoding FtsW/RodA/SpoVE family cell cycle protein gives MINQILSKTKGDRWIWLIVILLSVWSLLAVYSSTGTIAYKNDKSAEQYLIKHLVMIVGGLALMYFSHKLDYRYYAGISKVLMLLTIPLLLYTLIFGATVNDANRWVTIPVINQTFQTSDLAKLALITFLARTLTKKQEQIKDVKRSFLPIMGSVSVVFILIALANLSTALMLFGVSILLLIIGRISIKQILIVCLAGAVLLTGVIFLGPRRKTYASRIETYLHPEKADPDKAFQSNQAKIAIATGGVFGKGPGNSTQRNYLPHPYSDFVYALIIEEYGLIGGFVLVLIYLVFLYRCILIVTASPKAFGALLAAGLSFSLTIQAFANMAVAVGLGPVTGVPLPLVSMGGTSILFTSVAFGIILSVSRDIEEKKKEKDLKGDKVIIGEIPAMG, from the coding sequence ATGATAAATCAAATACTCAGTAAAACCAAAGGCGATCGCTGGATCTGGCTGATTGTTATCTTACTTTCGGTATGGTCATTACTTGCAGTATATAGCTCGACAGGTACCATTGCGTATAAAAATGATAAGTCGGCTGAGCAGTATCTTATCAAGCATTTGGTAATGATCGTTGGTGGTTTAGCATTAATGTATTTCTCGCATAAACTGGATTACAGATACTACGCCGGAATTTCGAAGGTGCTGATGCTCCTGACCATTCCGTTATTATTATATACGCTGATCTTTGGAGCCACGGTAAACGATGCTAACCGCTGGGTAACGATCCCGGTCATCAACCAGACGTTTCAAACTTCGGATCTTGCCAAGCTGGCGCTGATTACTTTTCTTGCACGTACCCTTACGAAAAAGCAAGAGCAAATTAAAGATGTAAAAAGATCTTTTCTCCCTATCATGGGTTCTGTTTCGGTTGTTTTTATCCTTATAGCACTGGCAAATCTTTCGACTGCGCTGATGCTGTTCGGTGTAAGCATCTTGCTTCTCATTATCGGAAGAATAAGCATTAAACAAATTCTGATTGTTTGTTTGGCTGGTGCTGTTCTTTTAACAGGGGTTATATTTCTAGGGCCGAGGCGTAAAACGTATGCTTCGCGTATAGAGACATATTTACATCCTGAAAAAGCCGATCCTGATAAAGCATTTCAGTCCAATCAGGCCAAGATCGCAATTGCAACGGGCGGAGTTTTCGGAAAAGGCCCGGGAAACAGCACGCAGCGGAACTACTTGCCTCATCCATATTCAGACTTTGTTTATGCTTTGATTATTGAAGAATATGGGTTGATTGGGGGATTTGTGCTGGTACTTATTTATCTGGTGTTTTTATATCGATGTATTTTGATCGTAACGGCGAGTCCCAAGGCGTTTGGGGCATTGCTCGCGGCGGGACTAAGCTTTAGTCTTACGATCCAGGCTTTTGCGAACATGGCAGTAGCCGTGGGTTTAGGGCCGGTTACGGGTGTCCCGCTTCCACTGGTAAGCATGGGCGGAACTTCGATATTGTTTACCAGCGTGGCCTTTGGAATTATCCTCAGCGTAAGCAGGGATATTGAGGAGAAGAAAAAAGAAAAAGACTTAAAAGGAGATAAAGTGATTATCGGAGAGATTCCCGCAATGGGCTAG
- the murD gene encoding UDP-N-acetylmuramoyl-L-alanine--D-glutamate ligase — MDSVKNISDTSGQPIKGTGALIVILGAAESGTGAAILAQKHGYDVFVSDSGAIADLYKSELESRGIAYEERHHSEEKILQATEVIKSPGIPEKAPLVKKLKEKGVPVISEIEFAGRYNKAKTICITGSNGKSTTTMLTYHILRNAGLNVGLAGNIGKSFARQVAEESFDWYVLEISSFMLDDMYRFRADIAVLLNITPDHLDRYDYKMENYADSKFRILQNQTEEDVFIYCEDDPETISGLQRQHVHAKAYPFSIQKELDRGAYLSNNEIIINLGTDQLFNMSITELALQGKHNIYNSMASGIVAKVLELRNESIRESMGNFKNIEHRLEHAGKISGIDFINDSKATNINSTWYALESMTTDVVLILGGVDKGNDYSMLKDLVKNKVKAIVCLGKDTKRIHDAFEDQVDVIVNTFSMKEAVEISYHLAAKGDTVLLSPACASFDLFKNYEDRGDQFKAAVRDL; from the coding sequence ATGGATTCTGTTAAAAATATATCGGATACTTCAGGCCAGCCTATAAAAGGCACGGGAGCCCTTATTGTAATCCTCGGGGCTGCAGAAAGCGGTACCGGCGCTGCAATACTTGCTCAAAAGCATGGGTATGATGTATTCGTGTCGGATTCTGGAGCAATTGCTGATCTATATAAGTCTGAGCTTGAGAGTCGTGGAATAGCTTATGAGGAAAGACACCATTCCGAGGAAAAGATCCTGCAGGCTACCGAAGTGATAAAAAGCCCGGGGATTCCGGAGAAGGCCCCACTGGTAAAGAAGCTGAAAGAAAAAGGAGTTCCTGTAATATCGGAAATAGAGTTCGCGGGTCGTTACAACAAGGCGAAAACCATTTGTATTACAGGGTCGAATGGGAAGTCTACCACCACAATGCTGACCTATCATATTCTTAGAAATGCAGGACTGAATGTGGGTCTCGCAGGGAACATAGGTAAAAGCTTTGCCAGGCAGGTTGCAGAGGAAAGTTTTGACTGGTACGTATTGGAGATAAGCAGTTTTATGCTGGATGACATGTACCGCTTTAGAGCGGATATCGCAGTGTTGCTAAACATCACTCCCGACCATCTTGACCGCTATGACTATAAAATGGAGAATTATGCAGATTCTAAATTCCGCATACTCCAGAATCAAACAGAGGAGGACGTCTTTATTTATTGTGAAGATGATCCGGAAACAATAAGCGGACTACAGCGTCAGCATGTTCATGCGAAAGCCTATCCTTTTTCGATTCAGAAAGAGCTGGATAGGGGCGCATATTTATCAAACAATGAAATTATTATTAACCTGGGAACAGATCAACTATTTAATATGTCTATTACAGAATTAGCGCTACAGGGAAAACACAACATTTACAATTCAATGGCTTCAGGGATTGTAGCCAAAGTTCTCGAGTTACGGAATGAATCTATACGTGAGAGCATGGGTAACTTCAAGAATATTGAACACCGGCTCGAGCATGCAGGAAAGATTTCGGGTATTGATTTCATTAATGATTCGAAAGCTACGAACATTAACTCTACATGGTATGCCCTTGAAAGCATGACCACTGATGTTGTGTTAATACTTGGGGGAGTTGATAAAGGGAATGACTATTCGATGTTGAAGGATCTGGTAAAGAATAAAGTAAAAGCCATTGTTTGTTTAGGTAAAGACACCAAACGGATACATGATGCTTTCGAGGACCAGGTAGATGTTATAGTTAATACATTCTCAATGAAAGAGGCTGTGGAAATTTCATATCATCTGGCGGCGAAGGGCGATACTGTTCTTCTTTCACCTGCGTGCGCAAGTTTTGATCTTTTCAAAAATTATGAAGACCGGGGAGACCAGTTTAAAGCAGCAGTAAGGGACTTATGA
- the mraY gene encoding phospho-N-acetylmuramoyl-pentapeptide-transferase, with the protein MLYYLFTWLDKAYDFPGAGVFQYISFRTGMSIIFSLLFTTIYGSRLIKILRAKQVGETVRNLGLEGQMQKQGTPTMGGIIILLGILIPTLLFAKLGNVYVVLMVITTIWMGVIGFVDDYIKVFKKDKEGLAGRFKIMGQVGLALIIGWTMYFHPNIVVRQQITLPTTNTSPLEVHQKGNSYYFTQNLKSTRTNIPFVKNNELDYAKFLSFLGEGYEKYALVIFLFFVIVIITAVSNGANITDGIDGLATGTSAIIGITLAILAYVSGNTITADYLNIMYIPNSGELVVFAGAFVGACVGFLWYNSYPAQVFMGDTGSLAIGGIIAAFAIMIRKELLIPILCGIFLIENLSVIIQVSYFKYTKKKFGEGRRIFLMSPLHHHYQKKGYHESKIATRFWIIGVILAILTIVTLKLR; encoded by the coding sequence ATGCTGTATTATTTATTTACGTGGTTAGATAAAGCATATGATTTCCCGGGAGCCGGGGTGTTTCAGTATATATCTTTCCGGACAGGAATGTCTATTATTTTCTCTCTTCTGTTTACAACAATTTACGGAAGCAGACTGATAAAGATCCTGCGGGCTAAGCAGGTAGGAGAAACGGTACGGAATCTGGGCTTAGAAGGCCAGATGCAGAAACAGGGAACCCCTACTATGGGAGGTATTATTATTTTACTTGGAATCCTGATACCTACTCTTTTGTTTGCTAAACTGGGTAATGTGTATGTTGTGCTGATGGTTATAACAACCATCTGGATGGGAGTTATTGGCTTTGTTGACGATTATATTAAGGTATTTAAAAAGGACAAGGAAGGGCTGGCTGGCAGGTTTAAAATAATGGGTCAGGTAGGGCTGGCGCTGATTATTGGCTGGACGATGTACTTTCATCCTAATATTGTTGTTCGTCAGCAAATCACACTTCCAACTACCAATACCAGTCCGCTTGAAGTACACCAAAAGGGCAACAGCTACTACTTTACGCAGAATCTGAAGTCGACCAGGACGAATATTCCTTTCGTAAAGAATAACGAACTTGATTATGCGAAGTTCCTCAGTTTTTTGGGTGAGGGCTATGAAAAATATGCACTGGTGATCTTTTTGTTCTTTGTTATCGTAATCATTACAGCGGTTTCAAATGGTGCGAATATTACCGACGGAATTGACGGCCTGGCTACAGGAACTTCCGCAATCATCGGGATAACGCTGGCCATTTTGGCGTACGTTTCCGGTAATACCATTACAGCGGACTACCTCAATATTATGTACATCCCTAATTCGGGGGAGCTGGTGGTTTTCGCCGGGGCTTTTGTGGGTGCATGTGTAGGGTTTTTATGGTATAATTCTTACCCTGCCCAGGTTTTTATGGGCGACACGGGAAGCCTTGCTATAGGAGGAATTATTGCTGCCTTCGCTATAATGATCAGGAAAGAGCTGCTTATACCTATTCTTTGCGGGATATTCCTGATAGAGAATCTCTCAGTGATTATACAGGTTTCTTATTTTAAGTATACAAAGAAGAAGTTCGGAGAGGGACGACGAATATTTTTAATGTCGCCGCTTCATCATCATTATCAGAAGAAAGGGTATCACGAATCGAAGATAGCTACCCGCTTCTGGATCATCGGAGTTATTCTGGCAATACTAACGATCGTCACCCTTAAACTACGGTAA
- a CDS encoding UDP-N-acetylmuramoyl-L-alanyl-D-glutamate--2,6-diaminopimelate ligase, giving the protein MINELKELLQEVEVLEIKGTADIVIDQVCFDSRKAEKGTLFVAVRGTATDGHHFIAGAVSKGASVVVCEEFPETLKENVTYILVKDSAVALGILASAFYNHPSGKLKLVGITGTNGKTTVGTLLYKLFEELGYKAGLISTVENYIHTSVVPSTHTTPDPVTLNALLAEMVEAGCDYCFMEVSSHAVAQHRIEGLKFSGGVFTNLTHDHLDFHKTFRAYLEAKKAFFDKLDRNAFALVNSDDKNGSVMIQNTTAYKKSYALKSMADFKAKVVENELSGLLLDIGGQEVWFKLVGSFNAYNLLAVFATAMLLEQDRGRVLTILSRLNGAEGRFDYVTSSNGVIGIVDYAHTPDAVQNVLSTIRDIRKGTEQVITIIGCGGDRDKAKRPVMAQVACDWSDKVIITSDNPRSEDPEDIIRDMEAGITPDNKRKALTITNRLEAIKTACHLAKPGDIILLAGKGHEKYQEIQGVKHPFDDKKILIEQLYHVS; this is encoded by the coding sequence ATGATAAACGAATTGAAGGAGTTATTACAGGAAGTGGAAGTACTTGAGATAAAGGGTACTGCTGATATTGTTATAGACCAGGTTTGTTTTGATTCGAGAAAAGCTGAAAAAGGTACCTTGTTTGTGGCGGTCCGCGGAACGGCTACGGACGGACATCATTTTATAGCAGGTGCTGTGAGTAAGGGAGCTTCGGTTGTTGTTTGCGAAGAATTTCCTGAGACATTAAAAGAAAATGTCACATATATACTGGTTAAGGACTCGGCGGTTGCTCTCGGCATCCTTGCGTCCGCGTTTTATAACCATCCATCCGGGAAGCTGAAATTGGTAGGTATCACCGGAACAAACGGTAAGACGACAGTAGGGACTTTGTTGTATAAGTTGTTTGAGGAACTGGGATATAAAGCCGGATTGATCTCGACGGTAGAAAATTACATTCATACGTCGGTGGTTCCGTCTACTCATACCACTCCTGATCCGGTGACGCTGAACGCTTTGCTTGCTGAAATGGTAGAAGCCGGATGTGATTACTGTTTTATGGAGGTAAGTTCTCATGCTGTGGCACAACACAGAATTGAGGGTTTGAAATTTAGCGGAGGCGTATTTACGAACTTAACACATGACCATCTGGATTTTCATAAAACATTCAGAGCTTATTTAGAGGCAAAGAAAGCGTTTTTTGATAAGCTCGACAGGAATGCCTTCGCACTTGTCAATTCTGATGATAAAAATGGCTCTGTTATGATTCAAAATACAACTGCCTACAAGAAAAGCTACGCGCTGAAGAGCATGGCTGATTTTAAGGCCAAGGTTGTTGAAAATGAGCTGAGTGGCTTGCTGCTCGATATAGGCGGACAAGAAGTGTGGTTTAAGCTGGTTGGAAGTTTTAATGCCTATAACTTGCTGGCTGTTTTTGCTACGGCCATGCTACTGGAGCAGGACAGGGGCCGGGTTTTGACGATTCTAAGCCGGTTAAATGGCGCTGAAGGACGATTTGACTATGTTACTTCTTCCAACGGTGTTATCGGTATTGTTGATTACGCTCATACACCTGATGCCGTACAGAATGTGCTGAGTACAATAAGAGATATCCGAAAGGGAACGGAGCAGGTCATCACCATAATTGGCTGTGGCGGCGATCGTGATAAGGCAAAGCGGCCGGTAATGGCGCAGGTGGCCTGTGACTGGAGTGATAAAGTGATTATTACTTCCGACAATCCGCGTTCCGAAGATCCGGAAGATATCATCCGGGATATGGAAGCCGGTATTACGCCCGATAACAAAAGAAAAGCCCTGACTATTACCAACAGGCTGGAAGCTATTAAAACGGCATGTCATTTGGCTAAACCAGGCGATATTATCCTTCTGGCGGGGAAAGGACACGAAAAATATCAGGAGATACAAGGGGTGAAACATCCTTTTGATGATAAAAAAATATTAATTGAACAATTATATCATGTTAGCTGA
- a CDS encoding penicillin-binding protein: MNIRTDILLRVYIAFGLIVLLAFAVLFKLFHVQISEGKKWRAMADSLSTKYVNVEAVRGNIYSVDGSLLATSIPEYELRMDMLAGGIEKNEVFYEKVDSLAEKMARFFGDKSRREYSSMLRQARKDGERWFLIKRNISHQELIEIKKFPIFNLGRYRGGLIVVQKNKRILPFKSLAARTIGYWNENVQPVGLEGAYGDFINGESGRQLMRRIAGGTWAPVNKDIEIAPKDGADIISTIDINMQDVAQNALLKQLIKSDADHGCVLLMEVSTGEIRAIANYTRTGEGEYKEKFNYAIAGNQDPGSTFKVASYMALLEDNLVDTNTLVETGTYKIPGHLIKDSHGSIGVVTVKKAFEESSNAAIAKLVNTAYKDNQSKFTDHLYDWHLNEKLGLQIPGEASPVIKNPEYKSWNKKMTLPQMAYGYEMQLTPLKMLTFYNAIANDGKYVAPIFVKEVKRLGTSIEKFQARVINDKICSDATLNKIQAMLEGVITEGTGKGIIYNPLYKVAGKTGTAQVADANKGYRVKRQYQASFCGYFPADNPKYSLIVVVNGPKKGYYAAQVAGPPFREIADKIYANDLEMYIPVQQRFVGNTKMPSSKAGYNKATQKVYKSLGIKTFFASNSELINTIDTNNGVAVKEVKLYPNAVPDVTGMGLKDAVFLLGNAGLKPVVKGSGKVVKQSLEPGSRLVKGHPISIELK, translated from the coding sequence ATGAATATCAGAACCGACATTTTATTACGTGTGTATATCGCTTTTGGGCTGATTGTTCTGCTTGCTTTTGCCGTATTGTTCAAGCTTTTTCATGTTCAGATAAGTGAGGGGAAAAAATGGCGGGCTATGGCTGATAGTTTATCGACAAAGTATGTGAACGTTGAAGCCGTGAGGGGGAATATTTATTCTGTAGACGGAAGTTTGCTGGCTACATCTATTCCCGAATACGAACTGAGAATGGATATGCTCGCAGGCGGTATAGAAAAGAATGAAGTATTTTACGAGAAGGTAGATTCGCTGGCGGAGAAGATGGCGCGTTTTTTTGGAGACAAATCACGGAGAGAATACTCGTCGATGTTGCGGCAGGCAAGGAAGGATGGTGAAAGGTGGTTCCTTATAAAAAGAAACATAAGTCACCAGGAGCTGATCGAAATTAAGAAGTTCCCCATTTTTAATCTGGGCAGGTATCGTGGCGGGTTGATCGTTGTACAGAAGAATAAACGAATCCTTCCTTTCAAGTCGTTAGCGGCCAGGACTATCGGTTATTGGAACGAGAATGTGCAGCCCGTAGGTCTCGAAGGAGCTTACGGCGACTTTATAAACGGTGAAAGTGGCCGGCAATTGATGCGGCGTATCGCAGGTGGCACATGGGCGCCGGTAAATAAAGATATTGAGATCGCTCCGAAAGACGGTGCTGATATTATTTCGACCATTGACATCAATATGCAGGATGTTGCTCAAAATGCCTTGCTGAAGCAATTGATAAAAAGCGATGCCGATCATGGCTGTGTATTGTTGATGGAGGTATCAACCGGAGAGATCAGGGCTATTGCAAATTATACACGTACGGGAGAAGGTGAATATAAGGAGAAGTTTAATTATGCAATCGCCGGCAACCAGGATCCGGGATCGACGTTTAAGGTTGCATCCTACATGGCGTTGCTGGAAGATAATTTAGTTGACACCAACACACTGGTTGAAACAGGAACTTATAAAATACCAGGTCATCTTATTAAAGATTCTCATGGAAGTATTGGCGTGGTTACTGTTAAAAAAGCATTTGAAGAATCCTCGAATGCGGCTATAGCGAAGTTAGTAAACACGGCATATAAAGATAACCAGTCGAAGTTTACGGATCATTTGTACGACTGGCATCTCAACGAAAAACTCGGTCTTCAGATACCGGGTGAAGCCAGCCCGGTAATTAAGAATCCCGAGTATAAAAGCTGGAATAAGAAGATGACGCTGCCACAGATGGCATATGGATACGAAATGCAGCTTACTCCACTGAAGATGCTGACATTTTATAATGCTATCGCGAATGATGGGAAATATGTAGCTCCAATTTTTGTGAAAGAAGTGAAGAGGTTAGGGACAAGCATTGAAAAGTTTCAGGCACGGGTTATCAACGATAAGATCTGCTCAGACGCTACCCTGAACAAAATTCAGGCGATGCTGGAAGGTGTGATAACTGAAGGTACAGGCAAGGGTATTATTTATAATCCTTTATATAAAGTTGCAGGTAAGACAGGTACGGCGCAGGTTGCCGACGCAAATAAAGGCTATCGCGTAAAGAGGCAGTATCAGGCGTCATTCTGCGGGTATTTTCCCGCCGACAATCCTAAGTACTCCCTGATAGTGGTCGTTAACGGTCCCAAAAAAGGATATTATGCCGCGCAGGTTGCCGGTCCGCCGTTCCGGGAAATTGCAGATAAGATATATGCTAACGATTTGGAGATGTATATCCCTGTACAGCAAAGGTTTGTAGGGAATACAAAAATGCCGTCATCCAAAGCAGGCTATAATAAGGCCACGCAAAAGGTTTATAAATCGCTCGGGATAAAGACGTTTTTTGCCTCCAATAGCGAGTTGATCAATACGATTGACACAAACAACGGGGTTGCCGTTAAAGAGGTGAAATTATATCCCAATGCCGTTCCTGATGTTACCGGAATGGGCTTAAAGGACGCCGTTTTCCTGCTTGGAAATGCAGGGTTAAAACCAGTGGTTAAAGGAAGCGGCAAAGTAGTTAAACAGTCACTTGAACCAGGAAGCAGGCTGGTTAAGGGGCATCCAATTAGTATTGAATTGAAATGA
- a CDS encoding FtsL-like putative cell division protein, translated as MSNRFRNETTEGEVEREVQPEKAELPRNFFTVLLTEGVISKEAASEMMPFIIFIAFLGMVYIGNRHFAEKNIREIDKLNKEVKELSWDFKSLKADLMLKSTQTEVAKRVDTFGLMEPVEPPKKILVTKSELKIK; from the coding sequence ATGAGTAATCGTTTCAGGAATGAAACCACTGAGGGGGAAGTTGAAAGGGAGGTTCAGCCGGAAAAGGCAGAACTTCCCCGAAACTTTTTTACGGTGCTGTTAACAGAAGGAGTGATTTCCAAGGAGGCTGCGTCGGAGATGATGCCCTTTATCATTTTTATCGCTTTCCTTGGAATGGTTTATATCGGAAACAGGCATTTTGCTGAAAAGAATATCAGAGAAATCGACAAACTCAATAAAGAGGTGAAGGAGTTGAGTTGGGACTTTAAGTCGTTAAAAGCAGACCTTATGCTGAAAAGTACGCAAACGGAGGTGGCGAAGAGGGTAGATACTTTCGGTTTGATGGAGCCTGTGGAGCCGCCAAAAAAGATTTTGGTTACGAAGAGTGAGTTAAAAATAAAATGA